A genomic window from Paenibacillus sp. FSL K6-0276 includes:
- a CDS encoding Gfo/Idh/MocA family oxidoreductase → MEELQIGMVGMDTSHSRIFAALLNDSSHPLHIPGGRLHCGYPGGSPDFELSYLRVKPISSELQERYGVELLNSIEEVAERSHAILLTSVDGRVHKEQFAVLAPYRKPVFIDKPLAVTFEDAKAIVELAERYGTPFFSSSMVRFGEPLVALLKDDTAGTILGADCSGPLDLQPTQPGLFWYGIHSAEMLYTALGEGCQSVRAVGNNTQEWIVGQWKDGRIGTIRGNRTGASDFYIVLHRERGSNGINALGANYNAGHQQLLKNFIAMARGDAPPVRPSLTLELIRFIEAANESRISGANVRL, encoded by the coding sequence ATGGAAGAACTGCAGATCGGTATGGTAGGAATGGACACCTCACATAGTAGGATTTTCGCTGCGCTGCTAAACGACAGTTCTCACCCGTTACATATTCCGGGTGGCAGGCTACACTGCGGTTATCCGGGTGGGTCTCCTGATTTCGAGCTAAGCTATTTACGAGTGAAACCGATTAGCAGTGAACTGCAGGAGCGCTATGGTGTTGAACTGCTCAATTCTATAGAAGAAGTTGCGGAGAGATCCCATGCGATCCTACTGACATCTGTAGATGGGAGAGTTCACAAGGAACAGTTTGCGGTGCTGGCTCCTTACAGAAAGCCGGTATTTATTGACAAGCCTTTAGCAGTTACCTTTGAAGATGCGAAGGCGATTGTGGAATTGGCGGAGAGGTATGGAACACCATTTTTCTCCAGCTCCATGGTTCGATTTGGGGAACCGTTAGTGGCACTTTTGAAGGATGATACCGCTGGTACTATTCTAGGTGCGGATTGCTCTGGACCGCTAGATCTTCAGCCGACACAACCGGGGTTGTTCTGGTACGGTATACACTCTGCGGAGATGTTATACACCGCACTTGGAGAAGGCTGCCAATCAGTACGTGCCGTCGGTAACAATACGCAAGAATGGATAGTCGGCCAGTGGAAGGACGGGCGAATCGGGACAATCCGCGGGAACCGTACAGGCGCCTCTGATTTCTATATCGTTCTACACCGTGAACGGGGGAGCAACGGAATTAACGCGCTCGGAGCAAATTACAACGCAGGACATCAGCAATTGCTGAAGAACTTTATAGCTATGGCGCGAGGAGACGCTCCACCGGTACGACCTTCTCTAACGCTGGAGTTGATTCGCTTCATTGAAGCGGCCAACGAAAGTCGGATAAGCGGGGCTAATGTTCGTCTGTAA
- a CDS encoding Gfo/Idh/MocA family oxidoreductase, whose amino-acid sequence MIKTAVIGCGSMGTVHADRYKSMPEADLVAVCDIVEKAAEVLGNLVGVSYFTSVQEMLEQVKPEVVSIAVPTYLHVQLVRIAADHGAHVICEKPLALTSQEAEEAIRYCNERGVSLFVGHVVRFFPSYRQLADGIKQLGSAQGGIYHAKRAGSHPGNVQEWFRDPLLSGGVIMDLMIHDIDYIRGTFGEAREVYAFQHQSEEVNYASATFRFKNGTIAQLEAFWGYPGSFHSSFEYADAEGIISGGTGDGESLHIRKSITTGSTSGFVETPSSVLLKDPYYEELEHFLSCLTSGEEPIVTAQDALEAVRWAEAAQQSAMTHQPVKLEVKGDI is encoded by the coding sequence TTGATTAAGACAGCAGTAATCGGATGCGGTAGCATGGGAACTGTTCATGCGGATCGTTACAAGTCCATGCCCGAAGCAGATCTTGTCGCCGTATGTGATATCGTTGAAAAAGCCGCTGAGGTGCTAGGGAATTTAGTGGGAGTTAGCTATTTTACATCCGTACAAGAGATGCTCGAGCAGGTGAAGCCAGAGGTGGTAAGTATTGCAGTGCCGACCTATTTACATGTACAACTGGTACGGATTGCAGCTGATCATGGCGCGCATGTAATTTGTGAGAAGCCACTCGCACTCACTTCGCAGGAAGCGGAAGAAGCTATTCGCTACTGTAACGAGCGCGGTGTGAGTTTATTTGTGGGCCATGTCGTCCGTTTTTTTCCTTCATACAGACAGCTTGCGGACGGAATCAAGCAGCTTGGCAGTGCTCAAGGTGGGATATACCATGCTAAACGGGCGGGTTCGCATCCCGGAAACGTGCAAGAATGGTTTCGAGACCCGCTCCTTAGCGGTGGCGTCATTATGGATTTAATGATTCATGATATTGATTACATTCGTGGGACCTTTGGGGAAGCCCGTGAAGTATATGCGTTCCAGCACCAGTCGGAAGAGGTGAATTATGCCTCAGCCACTTTCCGTTTCAAGAATGGAACCATTGCACAGCTTGAAGCATTTTGGGGTTATCCCGGGTCGTTCCATTCCTCCTTTGAATATGCGGATGCGGAAGGAATCATCTCAGGCGGGACCGGCGATGGCGAAAGTCTGCATATTCGCAAGTCGATTACGACGGGCTCTACATCGGGATTTGTGGAGACGCCTTCGAGTGTGCTGCTGAAGGATCCGTATTATGAGGAACTGGAGCATTTTCTAAGCTGTCTAACAAGTGGGGAAGAGCCGATAGTCACTGCGCAGGATGCGCTGGAAGCTGTACGCTGGGCTGAAGCCGCTCAGCAATCGGCAATGACCCATCAACCCGTGAAGCTTGAAGTGAAGGGGGATATTTAA
- a CDS encoding Gfo/Idh/MocA family oxidoreductase has protein sequence MSRLNIGMISFAHAHAFDYLASLLHMSEVTVGGIADEVPERTQALAERHSIPYYADYKELLADANIDAVIICSENVYHAELTIASARAGKHVLCEKPLGLSVEEMQRMISVCSEEGVQLMTAFPCRFLTPVVRAKEALDRGDIGEIIAFKGTNRGSFPGAKWFSDEALSGGGAVLDHTVHVMDLMNWFSGSSVEQVYAYADTLFDSERKRTIDDAGMVHVTFENGVFGVLDPSWSRNPGFPTWGDVTLEIIGTKGVISIDAFNQKNNVYGRVSGKGSWSFWGDDMNELMLKAFVQALIEGVEVPISGVDGLRSTEVALTAYQSVHAGQPVRLNK, from the coding sequence ATGAGCCGTTTGAATATTGGCATGATTAGCTTCGCGCATGCTCATGCTTTTGACTATTTGGCGAGTTTACTGCACATGTCTGAAGTGACGGTCGGTGGAATTGCTGATGAGGTGCCGGAGCGAACACAAGCACTCGCAGAACGTCATTCGATTCCCTATTATGCTGACTACAAGGAGCTTCTGGCTGATGCGAATATAGATGCCGTAATTATTTGCTCGGAAAATGTCTATCATGCTGAGCTAACCATCGCTTCGGCCCGAGCGGGCAAACATGTACTGTGCGAGAAGCCTCTAGGCCTATCGGTAGAAGAAATGCAGCGGATGATTTCGGTCTGTTCCGAAGAGGGAGTACAGCTCATGACAGCCTTTCCTTGCCGTTTCCTGACTCCGGTTGTGCGGGCTAAGGAAGCACTAGATCGCGGCGATATTGGTGAAATTATTGCATTTAAAGGAACAAATCGTGGTTCTTTTCCGGGAGCCAAATGGTTCTCTGATGAAGCCCTATCGGGGGGCGGGGCTGTGCTGGATCACACCGTGCATGTAATGGATCTGATGAATTGGTTCTCTGGTTCTTCTGTAGAACAGGTTTATGCCTATGCAGATACCTTGTTTGATTCAGAGCGTAAGCGGACGATTGATGATGCTGGAATGGTGCATGTAACTTTTGAGAATGGTGTGTTCGGAGTGCTGGATCCGAGCTGGTCACGCAATCCCGGCTTCCCGACATGGGGGGATGTGACCCTAGAAATCATTGGCACTAAAGGTGTCATCTCCATTGATGCTTTTAATCAAAAAAACAATGTATACGGAAGAGTATCTGGTAAAGGGAGCTGGTCCTTCTGGGGTGATGATATGAATGAACTGATGCTGAAGGCTTTTGTACAGGCGCTTATAGAAGGGGTGGAGGTGCCGATTTCAGGAGTAGACGGACTAAGGTCCACAGAGGTTGCACTTACCGCTTATCAATCTGTTCATGCAGGCCAACCTGTGCGCTTAAATAAATGA
- a CDS encoding RraA family protein produces MKDQELFDNMCEKLYSAVISDTLDQLGYRNQVMRENINPIDPTWIVAGRAKTILSVDIHHLPEDPYTKEIEAVDSVKPGEIVIGCTNESRQNGLWGELLSTASKMRGGRGAIVDGLIRDTAKILELGFPVFATGTKPVDSQGRGIVIDYDIPVLCGGVMVHPGDVIFGDRDGIVVIPDAIIDEVFQLAMDKVTRENHTRDELLEGYTLRQVYDKYGVL; encoded by the coding sequence ATGAAGGATCAGGAATTGTTCGACAACATGTGTGAAAAGCTCTACTCTGCGGTAATCTCGGATACGCTGGATCAATTGGGCTATCGTAATCAGGTGATGCGGGAAAATATTAACCCGATAGATCCTACGTGGATCGTCGCCGGAAGAGCAAAGACCATTCTGTCTGTGGATATTCATCACTTGCCGGAAGATCCTTACACGAAGGAGATTGAGGCGGTGGACAGCGTCAAGCCCGGTGAAATTGTCATCGGCTGTACGAATGAGTCGCGGCAGAACGGACTGTGGGGAGAGTTACTGTCTACTGCCTCCAAAATGAGAGGTGGCCGCGGAGCGATCGTTGATGGATTAATCCGCGATACTGCCAAAATTCTGGAGCTTGGTTTTCCTGTCTTTGCTACCGGTACCAAACCTGTTGATTCTCAAGGGCGAGGAATTGTTATTGACTATGACATTCCGGTGCTATGCGGTGGCGTAATGGTCCATCCTGGAGATGTTATCTTTGGTGATCGTGATGGCATCGTCGTGATTCCGGACGCCATCATCGATGAAGTGTTCCAATTGGCTATGGATAAGGTGACTCGCGAGAATCATACACGGGACGAACTGCTCGAAGGATATACCTTGCGGCAGGTTTACGATAAGTACGGGGTGCTCTGA
- a CDS encoding SDR family oxidoreductase: MRLAGKRALVTGAARGIGLGIALRFLEEGAQVVLLDRSEGELLTALETLKDYGGKAAVEICDLRDVSQLEQSVSRAFERFGGIDIVVNNAGIAFREHFLDISAEHWNAVFDINVRAVYLIGQLAARQMISQGGGGAIINMSSKNGLAASSELAHYNASKAAVILLTESMAVELAAYGIRVNAVAPGFVDTPLDRQLREASNLPAYSEHTPMKRAATIREAANVFFFLASDEASYVTGETIRVDGGHLANGSGL; the protein is encoded by the coding sequence ATGAGGCTGGCTGGCAAAAGAGCGCTGGTCACAGGTGCAGCAAGAGGGATTGGACTGGGAATCGCCCTTCGATTTCTGGAAGAAGGCGCTCAGGTGGTCTTGCTGGACCGAAGTGAAGGTGAACTTCTTACTGCACTGGAAACCTTGAAGGATTATGGTGGAAAGGCTGCAGTGGAGATATGTGATCTTCGCGATGTGTCACAGCTGGAACAATCCGTTAGCCGAGCCTTTGAAAGGTTCGGTGGAATAGATATTGTAGTGAACAATGCCGGAATTGCCTTTCGTGAACACTTTCTCGATATCTCGGCTGAGCACTGGAATGCAGTATTTGATATCAATGTAAGGGCCGTTTATTTAATCGGTCAGCTTGCAGCAAGACAAATGATTTCTCAGGGTGGCGGAGGCGCCATTATTAATATGAGCTCCAAAAATGGTCTGGCGGCAAGCTCAGAGCTCGCGCACTACAATGCTTCTAAGGCTGCTGTTATACTGCTAACCGAATCGATGGCAGTGGAGCTGGCGGCTTATGGGATTCGGGTAAATGCAGTAGCACCGGGATTCGTGGATACGCCGCTCGACCGCCAGCTGCGCGAAGCTTCGAATCTCCCAGCGTATTCGGAGCATACACCGATGAAGCGGGCGGCAACCATAAGGGAAGCCGCCAATGTATTTTTTTTTCTGGCTTCTGACGAAGCTTCTTATGTAACTGGAGAAACCATTCGTGTGGATGGTGGACATTTGGCTAATGGTAGTGGGCTGTAG
- a CDS encoding SMP-30/gluconolactonase/LRE family protein produces the protein MESTEIQAELIIDAKAELGEGPHWDAESKQLYWVDVTRMKLRMYNRITGNEVVRSFDRMISAVIPTTTGGLALAMEDGIYLSQAEDSPVLLTSIEAELPLNRLNDAKCDRQGRLWVGTISLNDDAPNSGGFYIVEPGGFTRQLLSGIGCSNGMAWDYTRSKMYYIDTPTRQVDVFDYEEESGRISNRRLAFRIPTTTGYPDAMTIDGEGMLWVAHWGGGCVSRWNPETGEQLGLIRVPAPLVTSCTFGGSDLTELYITTARIGMHEKELRDYPFAGGLFMAKTGVSGLLPGNFQAKE, from the coding sequence TTGGAAAGTACAGAAATTCAGGCAGAATTGATTATTGATGCTAAGGCTGAACTTGGTGAAGGACCGCATTGGGATGCCGAATCCAAACAGTTGTACTGGGTTGATGTTACGAGAATGAAGCTTAGAATGTACAACCGGATCACGGGTAATGAAGTAGTCCGCTCCTTCGACCGGATGATCAGCGCAGTTATTCCAACAACTACGGGAGGACTTGCATTGGCTATGGAGGATGGAATCTACCTCTCTCAAGCCGAGGATTCTCCCGTCCTGCTGACTTCGATAGAAGCGGAGCTACCACTCAACAGATTGAATGATGCCAAATGCGATCGACAAGGCCGACTGTGGGTGGGAACGATAAGCTTGAACGACGATGCGCCAAATTCCGGCGGCTTCTACATCGTGGAGCCTGGCGGCTTCACTCGCCAATTGTTATCAGGCATCGGCTGCTCGAACGGAATGGCTTGGGATTACACACGGAGTAAGATGTATTACATTGATACGCCGACTAGGCAGGTGGATGTGTTTGATTACGAGGAAGAGTCTGGAAGGATAAGTAACCGAAGATTAGCATTCCGAATTCCTACAACGACTGGCTATCCGGACGCAATGACGATAGATGGTGAAGGCATGCTGTGGGTCGCCCATTGGGGCGGTGGTTGTGTATCACGATGGAACCCGGAGACGGGTGAGCAGCTTGGACTCATTCGAGTGCCAGCACCTCTGGTGACCTCATGTACTTTTGGAGGCAGTGATCTAACTGAACTCTATATTACAACTGCAAGGATAGGGATGCACGAGAAGGAGTTGCGCGATTATCCGTTTGCAGGTGGTTTGTTTATGGCTAAAACCGGGGTGAGTGGCTTGCTACCCGGAAACTTTCAGGCTAAGGAGTAG
- a CDS encoding fumarylacetoacetate hydrolase family protein: protein MKLITFLQKEEDHMGVLTDRGVVDIEAAQTALSTRIKVPVTVRQLLNDGEDALNQLRIFVDELPEGDVNPSWLKQEDELAFGPCVTDPGKIICIGLNYRRHAEETGMAIPEYPILFNKFINTLTGHGSEVPLPRNRSICKLVMWSRCKLRSSVPLQIRWLANRRG from the coding sequence ATGAAGCTAATTACCTTTTTGCAAAAAGAGGAGGATCATATGGGTGTTCTAACCGACCGTGGTGTGGTGGATATTGAGGCGGCACAGACTGCATTATCCACTCGAATAAAGGTTCCAGTAACGGTTAGGCAATTGCTTAACGATGGGGAGGATGCGCTTAACCAACTGAGGATTTTTGTGGATGAGTTGCCTGAAGGAGACGTGAATCCATCCTGGTTGAAGCAGGAAGATGAATTAGCATTCGGTCCCTGTGTTACTGATCCTGGAAAAATCATCTGTATTGGCCTGAATTATCGCCGGCATGCGGAAGAGACTGGGATGGCCATTCCCGAATATCCCATCCTGTTCAATAAATTTATCAATACACTAACCGGACATGGCTCGGAGGTTCCGCTTCCGAGGAACAGGTCTATTTGCAAGCTGGTGATGTGGTCACGGTGCAAATTGAGAAGCTCGGTGCCATTACAAATACGATGGTTAGCGAACAGGAGGGGGTAG
- a CDS encoding amidohydrolase family protein: MQAGDVVTVQIEKLGAITNTMVSEQEGVGMIFDCHTHLFGPGMVSGPTDEAIKRAWGPDMHIEATPEQHRSNLEGFSGAIVLAMAAHATGLVVPNAYVADYCRTDPDRLFGFASVDPNYLDCVAEFETAIREMGLKGLKLAPIYQNFYPDDPKHYALYAKAEQLDVPILWHQGTSFVPEGYLDASRPAMLDPIARAFPKLKMIVAHMGHPWIDECISLVRKHPNLYMDVSALGSRPWQFYNALVSAMEYGVQDKILFGSDYPFFGTLKMLDALYHINDLVEGTKLPRIPQNFIEDIIHRLTPEILGFV; encoded by the coding sequence TTGCAAGCTGGTGATGTGGTCACGGTGCAAATTGAGAAGCTCGGTGCCATTACAAATACGATGGTTAGCGAACAGGAGGGGGTAGGGATGATCTTCGATTGTCATACCCATTTGTTTGGACCGGGAATGGTTTCAGGACCTACGGATGAGGCGATCAAACGAGCTTGGGGGCCGGATATGCATATCGAAGCAACCCCCGAGCAGCACCGTAGTAATCTGGAAGGCTTCTCTGGTGCTATCGTACTGGCCATGGCTGCGCATGCAACGGGACTTGTTGTGCCAAATGCTTATGTCGCAGATTACTGTCGCACTGATCCCGATCGGTTATTCGGTTTTGCGAGTGTAGATCCCAATTATCTGGACTGTGTTGCTGAATTTGAGACTGCGATCCGTGAGATGGGACTAAAAGGGCTGAAGCTTGCGCCTATCTATCAAAATTTTTATCCTGATGATCCCAAGCATTATGCTCTCTATGCCAAAGCTGAACAGCTAGATGTGCCTATTCTTTGGCATCAAGGAACCTCTTTTGTACCGGAGGGATATCTGGATGCTTCAAGACCGGCGATGCTGGATCCGATTGCCCGTGCTTTTCCGAAGCTGAAGATGATTGTGGCGCATATGGGACATCCCTGGATTGATGAATGTATTTCACTGGTGCGCAAGCATCCTAACCTCTATATGGACGTTTCTGCGTTAGGAAGCAGGCCTTGGCAGTTCTACAATGCACTGGTATCTGCGATGGAATACGGGGTTCAAGATAAAATACTGTTTGGGTCGGATTATCCGTTCTTTGGAACACTAAAGATGCTAGATGCCCTGTACCATATCAATGATCTAGTGGAAGGAACGAAACTTCCGCGAATACCGCAGAATTTTATCGAGGACATAATACATCGTCTAACACCGGAAATTCTCGGGTTTGTCTGA
- a CDS encoding IlvD/Edd family dehydratase, translated as MTECRDSEESVAEHGGKLKSEAYFQEKDLWGFIHRSFTKSMGYTEEDLRKPVIGICNTFSELNKCHSHFNELVDYVKRGVWQAGGVPMEFPTISIGEPYVKPTTMLLRNLMAMDTEEMMKGHPIDGVVLLGGCDKTVPAQLMAAASANIPAIVLTGGPMLNGRLGGRSVGACTDCYGFTLEHKAGNISGEELAVAENAICRSDGHCMVMGTASTMASIAEAIGMALPGCAAIPAPDSRRRHMSERTGKQIVELVRRDIRPRDIMTAAAIENAITVTMASGGSTNAIIHLVAISQRLGMKLPLETFDRISSRTPFILNLRPSGKYQMEEYFEAGGVPALMKELESLLHGNCLTVTGRTVTENLVQAATLDRDVIRTLEEPLDSQGGIAVLRGNLAPDGALIKQTAVSAHLKKHIGRAVVFESPADLNERIDDPDLVVDENSVLVLKNAGPKGAPAMPEIGQIPIPQKLLKQGIRDMVRISDARISGTSYGALIVHATPEAAVGGTLALVQDGDEIELDISARRLELKVSDEELSRRRVSWQAPKPHYDRGYGLLFHERVLQANLGCDFDFLLPAELREELLGEM; from the coding sequence ATGACGGAGTGTAGGGACAGCGAGGAGAGTGTGGCTGAACATGGTGGTAAGTTGAAGAGCGAAGCCTATTTTCAAGAAAAAGATCTATGGGGATTTATCCATCGTTCCTTCACGAAGTCTATGGGATACACCGAAGAAGATCTTCGCAAGCCAGTGATCGGCATTTGCAACACGTTTAGTGAGCTGAATAAATGCCATTCACATTTTAACGAATTGGTGGATTATGTGAAGCGTGGTGTTTGGCAGGCAGGGGGAGTGCCGATGGAATTCCCGACGATCTCGATTGGTGAGCCTTATGTGAAGCCTACAACCATGCTGTTGCGTAATTTGATGGCGATGGATACGGAAGAAATGATGAAAGGGCATCCCATTGATGGCGTAGTGCTGCTTGGGGGTTGTGATAAAACGGTACCCGCTCAGCTGATGGCAGCCGCTAGCGCCAATATTCCAGCCATTGTGCTGACCGGTGGCCCTATGCTAAATGGCCGACTGGGCGGTCGTAGCGTTGGAGCATGTACAGATTGTTATGGCTTTACGCTGGAGCATAAAGCCGGAAATATAAGTGGCGAAGAGCTGGCTGTTGCAGAGAATGCAATTTGCCGAAGTGACGGTCACTGCATGGTGATGGGCACAGCCAGCACTATGGCCTCGATCGCTGAAGCGATCGGCATGGCATTACCAGGCTGTGCGGCTATCCCGGCGCCGGATAGCAGACGCAGACATATGTCCGAGCGAACGGGCAAGCAGATCGTAGAGTTGGTTCGCCGTGACATTCGTCCCCGCGACATCATGACTGCAGCGGCGATAGAGAATGCCATCACAGTTACGATGGCGAGTGGCGGATCGACGAATGCCATCATACATCTAGTAGCGATCTCCCAGCGGCTCGGGATGAAGCTGCCGTTAGAGACGTTTGACCGGATCAGTAGTCGGACACCGTTTATTTTGAACCTGCGTCCTTCGGGCAAATATCAGATGGAGGAATATTTCGAGGCAGGTGGTGTACCGGCATTGATGAAGGAGCTGGAGTCGCTGCTGCATGGGAATTGCTTGACCGTAACAGGTAGGACGGTCACAGAAAATCTGGTACAGGCGGCAACGCTGGACAGAGATGTGATTCGTACCTTGGAGGAGCCGCTCGACAGCCAAGGTGGGATTGCCGTATTGCGCGGGAATCTGGCACCGGATGGGGCGCTGATCAAGCAAACTGCTGTATCCGCTCATCTCAAAAAGCATATCGGACGCGCAGTAGTGTTCGAGAGTCCGGCCGATCTGAATGAGCGGATCGATGATCCTGATCTGGTCGTGGATGAGAACAGTGTGCTAGTGCTTAAGAACGCAGGACCGAAGGGCGCTCCAGCGATGCCGGAAATCGGGCAAATTCCGATTCCGCAAAAGCTGCTAAAGCAGGGCATACGCGACATGGTCCGTATTTCTGACGCGCGGATTAGTGGTACTTCCTATGGCGCATTGATTGTACATGCGACACCGGAAGCGGCTGTCGGTGGTACGCTGGCGCTTGTGCAGGATGGCGACGAAATTGAGTTGGATATTTCAGCAAGGCGCTTGGAGCTGAAGGTGTCAGATGAGGAATTGTCCAGACGGAGGGTCTCATGGCAAGCGCCTAAGCCGCACTACGACAGGGGTTATGGCTTGCTGTTTCATGAGCGGGTGCTTCAGGCGAACCTCGGTTGTGACTTTGACTTTCTACTGCCTGCTGAGCTTAGAGAAGAATTGCTGGGCGAAATGTAG
- a CDS encoding NAD-dependent epimerase/dehydratase family protein: protein MRTVQELEERLASPSAALIEELGQLDGDIMLLGVGGKMGPSLARLAVNAIRQAGLDKKVIGVSRFSNKELRRELEEAGVEIISADLSDDKALLALPETQNILYMAGNKFGTTGNEHFTWMMNAYLPGRVAERFRNSRMVVFSTGNVYPFTPVSHGGATERTSPNANGEYGQSCLGRERIFEHFSHKNGTPMFIYRLNYAIDLRYGVLLELAKSVRDGLPIDITMGHANVIWQGDANEIALRALLRCSSPPNVMNITGPETLSLRWAANEFGRKLGNEPIFTGEEAPTALLSNAAKAAATFGYPRVSLAEMIDWIGDWVGQGGETWNKPTHFQEREGKY from the coding sequence ATGCGAACCGTTCAAGAGTTGGAGGAGCGCTTGGCAAGTCCGTCCGCAGCACTGATTGAGGAACTAGGCCAGCTCGATGGGGATATTATGCTGCTAGGCGTGGGGGGCAAAATGGGACCGAGTCTCGCAAGGCTGGCGGTGAATGCGATTCGCCAAGCAGGGCTAGACAAGAAAGTTATCGGCGTTTCCCGCTTCTCGAATAAGGAGCTGAGACGAGAGCTTGAAGAGGCCGGTGTCGAGATTATCTCCGCTGATTTGTCAGACGACAAGGCGCTGTTGGCACTCCCTGAAACCCAAAATATTCTCTATATGGCCGGGAATAAATTCGGCACGACCGGAAATGAACATTTCACTTGGATGATGAATGCCTATCTGCCGGGACGCGTAGCGGAACGGTTCCGTAATTCACGAATGGTTGTGTTCTCGACAGGTAATGTCTACCCTTTTACTCCGGTTAGTCATGGAGGAGCAACAGAAAGAACTTCTCCGAACGCGAACGGAGAGTATGGGCAATCTTGTCTGGGGCGGGAGCGTATATTTGAACATTTCTCTCATAAAAATGGAACGCCGATGTTCATTTACCGGCTGAATTACGCCATTGATCTGCGTTATGGCGTGTTGCTGGAGCTGGCTAAATCGGTTAGGGATGGCCTCCCAATTGATATCACGATGGGCCATGCCAATGTGATCTGGCAAGGGGATGCGAATGAAATCGCATTGCGAGCGCTACTACGTTGCAGTTCACCGCCTAATGTCATGAACATTACCGGACCGGAGACGTTGTCTCTCCGCTGGGCCGCGAATGAATTCGGCCGAAAGTTGGGCAATGAGCCGATCTTTACAGGTGAAGAAGCACCTACTGCACTGTTAAGCAACGCGGCGAAAGCAGCAGCCACCTTCGGCTATCCACGGGTATCGCTGGCCGAAATGATCGACTGGATTGGCGATTGGGTAGGACAAGGCGGAGAAACCTGGAATAAACCGACGCATTTTCAGGAGCGGGAGGGCAAATATTGA
- a CDS encoding dihydrodipicolinate synthase family protein, with amino-acid sequence MTLTRKPLTSELFAVLHDGLAIPAHPLALTKERKLDERRQRALTRYYLASGAGGIAVAVHSTQFEIRNPEVGLLEPVLRLAAEEVELAQLDRSFMKVAGICGRTEQAVLEASLAASFGYEAGLLSMGGLQALSEEELLERTRRVADVIPVFGFYLQPSVGGRILSFDFWKAFAEIEGVIAIKMAPFNRYQTLDVVRAVLESSRSEEIALYTGNDDNIVSDLLTTFRFRVNGKLVEKKIVGGLLGHWAVWTSKAVQLLNEVKMIRNEPSLASNWLTLGVEVTDSNAAIFDPAHHFHGCIPGIHEVLRQQGLLEGLWCLNPDEQLSPGQVEEINRVRRDYPHLVDDEFVAAHLEEWLQ; translated from the coding sequence ATGACGCTGACAAGAAAACCTTTGACTTCGGAATTGTTTGCCGTGCTTCATGATGGGTTGGCTATTCCCGCACATCCCCTCGCCTTAACTAAAGAACGTAAACTAGATGAACGACGCCAACGGGCACTTACCCGCTATTATCTTGCTTCCGGAGCGGGTGGAATCGCGGTTGCAGTGCATTCCACTCAATTCGAGATCAGGAATCCAGAAGTAGGGCTGCTGGAACCTGTGTTACGTCTAGCTGCGGAAGAGGTGGAGCTTGCCCAGCTAGATCGGTCATTCATGAAAGTGGCGGGTATTTGCGGTAGGACGGAGCAGGCTGTTCTTGAAGCGAGTCTTGCTGCAAGCTTTGGTTATGAAGCGGGACTGCTCAGTATGGGAGGCCTGCAAGCCTTGAGTGAGGAAGAACTGCTGGAACGAACACGCAGAGTGGCGGATGTGATTCCGGTATTTGGATTCTACCTTCAGCCGTCTGTGGGAGGACGGATTTTAAGCTTTGATTTTTGGAAAGCATTCGCTGAAATAGAAGGCGTAATCGCCATCAAGATGGCGCCGTTCAATCGTTATCAGACGTTGGATGTAGTCAGAGCTGTGCTTGAATCCAGCCGCAGCGAAGAAATTGCTCTATACACCGGAAATGATGATAATATTGTCAGCGATCTGCTCACGACCTTCCGATTTAGGGTGAACGGCAAGCTCGTTGAGAAAAAAATAGTCGGTGGCCTACTTGGTCACTGGGCGGTCTGGACGAGCAAAGCAGTACAGCTGCTTAACGAGGTGAAAATGATCCGAAATGAACCCTCGTTGGCATCCAATTGGTTGACGCTTGGGGTTGAAGTGACGGACAGCAATGCGGCGATATTTGATCCCGCGCATCATTTTCATGGCTGTATCCCGGGTATTCATGAGGTGCTTCGCCAACAAGGATTGCTTGAAGGCTTATGGTGTCTAAATCCGGATGAGCAATTATCACCGGGTCAAGTGGAGGAAATCAACAGAGTGCGCAGGGACTACCCCCATCTGGTAGATGATGAGTTTGTGGCAGCGCATTTGGAAGAGTGGCTGCAATAA